In Tautonia marina, the following are encoded in one genomic region:
- a CDS encoding MFS transporter small subunit produces the protein MTSTESGGSLIRLVVYWTLVLIPLGWGISRSVVTSLPLFSATESPVFSPSEE, from the coding sequence ATGACCAGCACTGAGTCCGGTGGCTCGCTGATCAGACTTGTCGTCTACTGGACCCTCGTGCTGATCCCGCTGGGCTGGGGAATCTCGCGGAGCGTTGTCACGTCGCTGCCACTGTTCTCCGCGACGGAGTCCCCGGTTTTTTCACCCAGCGAGGAATGA
- a CDS encoding 2-oxoacid:acceptor oxidoreductase family protein has translation MSTRTAQGAGLEHRSVDPDSPERAGPPSRIRVRLHGRGGQGVKTAGRILGTGAFLSGSHCQDFPVYGAERRGAPVAAFARIGSQPIDERGVISEPDLIIVADATLLDDPATGVLDGQQCASAVFLNAAPDAPLPRAEIIPPLIRWDLTGAAIERLGRAGALSAGLGAAAARLVGLVTEDRLVEAIRSEFSHLGLSPGEVEANVAFGLDVFHALPVVSFRSATETEERPGDSVIPILAADPLTGGPNVISPGNAILRNTGAWRLERPVIDRDRCTRCGLCLIRCPDGAISWDEEGLPVIDEQHCKGCLICRQICPIHGIGLEEEART, from the coding sequence ATGTCGACTCGGACGGCCCAGGGCGCAGGGCTTGAGCATCGGTCGGTCGATCCGGACAGCCCCGAGCGAGCGGGCCCACCCTCCCGGATCCGGGTTCGTCTCCACGGTCGAGGCGGTCAGGGGGTCAAGACCGCCGGTCGCATCCTCGGTACCGGGGCGTTCCTCTCCGGCTCTCACTGCCAGGACTTCCCGGTTTATGGTGCCGAGCGCCGGGGCGCCCCGGTGGCGGCCTTCGCGCGGATCGGCAGCCAGCCGATCGACGAGCGGGGCGTGATCTCGGAGCCGGACCTCATCATCGTGGCCGATGCGACCTTGCTCGACGATCCCGCCACCGGGGTGCTCGACGGGCAACAATGCGCCTCGGCGGTCTTCCTCAACGCCGCCCCTGACGCCCCGCTCCCTCGGGCTGAGATCATACCTCCCCTGATCCGATGGGACCTGACTGGCGCGGCCATCGAGCGCCTTGGCCGGGCCGGAGCCCTCAGCGCCGGCCTCGGTGCGGCGGCTGCTCGACTCGTCGGACTCGTCACCGAGGACCGGCTCGTTGAAGCGATCCGATCAGAGTTCTCCCATCTCGGGCTGTCGCCTGGTGAAGTTGAGGCGAATGTTGCCTTCGGCCTCGACGTCTTCCACGCCTTGCCGGTCGTCTCGTTCCGAAGCGCCACCGAAACCGAGGAGCGGCCGGGCGATTCGGTGATCCCGATCCTCGCGGCCGACCCCCTTACCGGCGGGCCGAACGTGATCAGCCCCGGCAACGCAATCCTGCGAAACACCGGCGCCTGGCGACTGGAACGGCCCGTCATCGATCGCGACCGCTGCACCCGATGCGGACTCTGCCTGATTCGCTGTCCCGATGGGGCGATCTCCTGGGATGAGGAGGGGTTGCCGGTCATCGACGAGCAGCACTGCAAGGGGTGTCTCATCTGCCGCCAGATTTGCCCGATCCACGGCATCGGCCTCGAAGAGGAGGCACGGACATGA
- a CDS encoding pyruvate synthase encodes MTTTMLTGNASAAWGARLAEARYVPAFPITPQTEIIESLAGWFADGSMSGRFVTLDSEHSMMTAAGAAAAAGVRTFAATSSQGLLYAMEVLYTVAGWRVPFVLVNVSRGLSAPITLGPDHNDVLAARDSGFVQLHAETCQEVLDSVLMAYRIAEDDRVSAPVLVNLDGFFLSFTREPVELPDPEEVRRFLPSPEARPLGFTASRPAARGVAVLEGPTYSYFRYQLHLAVEQARAVHDEAAEEFERRFGRRYGAIDGYRLDDAETVLIMAGSFATKGRAAVDRWRSKGRRVGLLRLRMIRPWPAADLAAALSGRKAVAVLDQNLAPGLGGILFQEVAAVLAQCPGHPPVLRSFVGGLGGKEISRGEFDHLLNITEHARPDEGPVGPVLLMTAREAEQVGQRLRIAGHVPEEVVS; translated from the coding sequence ATGACCACGACCATGCTTACCGGGAATGCCTCGGCAGCCTGGGGGGCCCGGCTTGCCGAGGCTCGCTACGTGCCCGCGTTTCCGATCACCCCGCAGACCGAGATCATCGAGAGCCTCGCGGGGTGGTTTGCCGACGGGTCGATGTCTGGACGGTTCGTGACCCTCGACAGCGAACACTCGATGATGACCGCCGCCGGTGCCGCCGCCGCGGCCGGGGTCCGCACCTTCGCCGCCACGTCCAGCCAGGGCTTGCTCTACGCGATGGAGGTCCTGTATACGGTCGCCGGCTGGCGCGTGCCCTTCGTTCTGGTGAACGTCTCTCGGGGGCTTTCTGCCCCAATCACCCTCGGTCCAGACCACAACGACGTGCTGGCCGCGCGTGATTCGGGCTTCGTCCAGCTCCATGCGGAGACCTGTCAGGAGGTACTCGATTCCGTCCTGATGGCCTACCGAATCGCGGAGGACGACCGTGTTTCGGCCCCGGTGCTCGTAAACCTCGACGGCTTCTTCCTCTCGTTCACCCGAGAGCCGGTCGAACTGCCCGACCCCGAGGAGGTGCGCCGGTTTCTCCCGTCCCCCGAGGCGAGACCTCTGGGCTTCACAGCCTCCCGCCCGGCGGCGAGGGGGGTCGCCGTGCTGGAAGGGCCGACGTATAGCTATTTCCGCTATCAGCTCCACCTCGCCGTTGAACAGGCCCGGGCCGTCCACGACGAGGCGGCCGAGGAGTTCGAACGCCGCTTCGGTCGCCGGTACGGGGCAATCGACGGCTACCGCCTGGACGACGCCGAGACGGTGCTGATCATGGCCGGGTCGTTTGCGACCAAGGGTCGGGCCGCGGTCGACCGCTGGCGATCGAAGGGCCGCCGCGTCGGCCTGCTACGCCTGCGAATGATCCGGCCCTGGCCTGCGGCCGACCTTGCGGCCGCCCTTTCGGGTCGGAAGGCGGTGGCGGTCCTCGATCAGAACCTTGCGCCCGGTCTGGGCGGCATCCTGTTCCAGGAAGTTGCCGCCGTGCTCGCTCAGTGCCCGGGGCATCCTCCCGTCCTCCGGTCGTTTGTCGGTGGGCTTGGAGGCAAGGAGATCAGCCGAGGCGAATTTGATCATCTCCTGAACATCACCGAGCACGCCAGGCCGGACGAGGGCCCGGTGGGGCCGGTGCTGCTCATGACCGCCCGAGAGGCCGAACAGGTCGGGCAACGGCTCCGAATCGCCGGGCATGTCCCGGAGGAGGTGGTGTCATGA
- a CDS encoding acetate--CoA ligase family protein produces the protein MAMSPDDSPDPETLDVFFRPRSIAVVGAGRDPDSMSGRLVRNLLATFPGPVYPINPRAGIIASVPAYASIDDLPEPADLAFVAVPAAVALEAVTACLRAGVRGIVMITAGFSEVGREGKTRQGELAALIRSSGARLIGPNCVGIAGTDPRAPMNGTFADFPMIPGNAGLGAQSGAFGVVIPERLRRAGVGLSAMVAIGNKADVGENDLLAWWRDDLRTELVLLYLESFQEPRNFLRIAREVASRKPVVVLKAGRTEAGSRAAGGHTAALASPDALADGLLRQAGTIRVDDLDELIDIAALLASQPIPEGHRVAVLTNAGGPAVLCADALEAGGLLLPTFSPSLQGRLRTLVRPESQVANPVDLIGSTDPVLFAGCLRLLLESGEADTVIASFVPLRPGDSLPIVRAIDEVAAATPDHPPLLAVLPLIDSPLPDRVEGCRIPLLSDPGRAVRALARVVRYGEWCRSGGPGAVPEDLGLDRSALRRIIDAARVGGDDSGTWLVPRDTQSILSTCRMPVPRWEVVASAEAAVEAADRINGPVALKVDAPTVVHKRAAGGIALGLLGADAVRHAFARVTAAAADARGAFVQEMVDEGIEVLVGVARDPQFGHAIGLGLGGSAVEALNLLAFRLHPLTDRDAEDLVRSGPLAVMLDRTAGRSDAIKTLQSILMRLSALVTVIPEIAEVDLNPIRIHPDGSCVVVDARIRVAASGSL, from the coding sequence ATGGCCATGTCGCCCGACGACTCCCCAGACCCCGAGACCCTCGATGTCTTCTTCCGTCCTCGGTCGATCGCGGTCGTCGGGGCGGGCCGCGATCCTGACTCGATGAGCGGCCGCCTTGTGCGGAACTTGCTGGCGACCTTCCCGGGACCGGTCTACCCGATCAACCCCCGGGCCGGGATCATCGCTTCGGTCCCAGCGTATGCCTCGATCGACGACCTGCCCGAGCCGGCCGACCTGGCCTTCGTCGCCGTGCCGGCGGCCGTGGCGCTGGAGGCGGTGACCGCATGTCTTCGGGCCGGTGTGCGCGGGATCGTGATGATCACCGCGGGGTTTTCCGAGGTCGGCCGCGAGGGAAAGACCCGCCAGGGAGAGCTGGCGGCCTTGATCCGATCGTCCGGCGCTCGCCTGATCGGACCGAACTGCGTGGGGATCGCCGGCACCGATCCGCGTGCGCCGATGAATGGCACGTTTGCCGACTTCCCAATGATTCCCGGTAACGCGGGGCTCGGGGCGCAGAGCGGCGCGTTCGGGGTGGTCATCCCCGAGCGACTCCGACGAGCCGGGGTCGGCCTTTCGGCGATGGTCGCCATCGGCAACAAGGCCGACGTGGGCGAGAATGACCTCTTGGCCTGGTGGCGCGATGACCTCCGAACCGAGCTCGTGCTGCTCTACCTCGAATCATTCCAGGAACCCCGGAACTTCCTCCGGATCGCCCGGGAGGTCGCGTCTCGGAAACCGGTCGTGGTCCTCAAGGCCGGTCGTACCGAGGCCGGTTCTCGGGCCGCCGGCGGCCATACGGCAGCGCTGGCCAGCCCCGATGCCCTGGCCGACGGCTTGCTCCGGCAGGCTGGGACGATCCGGGTTGACGATCTGGATGAGCTCATCGACATCGCTGCGCTGCTCGCGTCTCAGCCGATTCCCGAGGGACACCGCGTTGCAGTACTGACCAACGCCGGCGGGCCGGCCGTGCTCTGTGCCGATGCCCTGGAAGCCGGCGGCCTGCTCTTGCCAACGTTTTCCCCGAGCTTGCAAGGCCGGCTCAGAACCTTGGTTCGACCCGAGTCCCAGGTGGCGAACCCGGTTGATCTGATCGGCTCGACCGATCCGGTCCTCTTCGCCGGGTGCCTCCGACTGCTCCTCGAATCGGGCGAGGCGGATACCGTGATTGCGTCGTTCGTGCCGCTCAGGCCCGGCGACTCGCTGCCGATCGTCCGGGCAATCGACGAAGTTGCCGCCGCCACGCCTGATCACCCCCCGCTGCTGGCCGTCTTGCCGCTCATCGACTCTCCCCTGCCCGATCGCGTCGAGGGCTGCCGCATTCCCTTGCTCTCCGATCCGGGTCGGGCGGTTCGGGCGCTGGCTCGGGTCGTCCGCTACGGCGAATGGTGTCGATCGGGCGGCCCGGGTGCGGTTCCCGAGGATCTCGGGCTCGATCGGTCGGCACTTCGTCGCATCATCGATGCGGCACGTGTGGGTGGAGACGATTCCGGGACGTGGCTTGTCCCGAGGGACACCCAGTCGATCCTCTCGACATGCCGAATGCCCGTGCCCCGCTGGGAGGTCGTGGCATCGGCCGAAGCCGCTGTCGAGGCGGCCGACCGGATCAACGGGCCGGTCGCGCTGAAGGTTGACGCGCCAACCGTGGTCCACAAGCGGGCCGCCGGCGGGATCGCCCTTGGTCTCCTCGGCGCCGATGCCGTGCGCCACGCCTTCGCCCGCGTGACCGCCGCTGCGGCCGACGCCCGGGGCGCCTTCGTTCAGGAAATGGTGGACGAGGGGATCGAGGTCCTGGTCGGCGTGGCCCGAGACCCGCAGTTCGGCCACGCGATCGGCCTGGGCCTGGGTGGCTCTGCGGTCGAGGCTCTCAACCTCCTCGCGTTCCGCCTTCACCCGTTGACGGATCGGGATGCCGAGGATCTTGTCCGGTCCGGCCCCCTCGCCGTCATGCTGGACCGAACCGCCGGCCGATCGGATGCAATAAAGACCCTGCAGAGCATCCTGATGCGCCTCTCTGCCCTCGTGACGGTGATCCCGGAGATTGCGGAGGTCGATCTGAATCCGATCCGGATTCACCCCGATGGGTCCTGCGTCGTGGTCGACGCCCGAATCCGGGTCGCCGCCTCGGGCTCTTTGTGA
- a CDS encoding thiamine pyrophosphate-dependent enzyme, whose translation MKVAREHYRSVKDLPADEIIAPGSPLCAGCGALTTLRLFHKVLGGNAVVVNAAGCMTLMATYPFTPLRSSWLYTTMASPSAGAQGLRDALDILMESGRLPKDENLNVLVLAGDGSTLDMGLSSTSGAIHRGLDFWYLCYDNEAYGNTGFQASSASPLNSHTATSPLGTPWVKKDIFEIWRSHRPPYVATISAHDAVDLAEKVERARPLRGAKLFVALATCPPGWGFEPAMGDDLAKLAVETGIWPLKEAVEGSIRHTFIPERRRPVEAYLEPQRRYRHLFQPERRPEAIAAIQEAVDRYWDATIASERP comes from the coding sequence ATGAAGGTCGCCCGCGAGCACTATCGCAGTGTGAAGGATCTGCCGGCCGACGAGATCATCGCCCCCGGTTCGCCGCTCTGCGCCGGCTGCGGCGCCCTGACCACGCTCCGGCTCTTCCACAAAGTTCTCGGCGGCAACGCCGTGGTCGTCAACGCGGCCGGCTGCATGACCTTGATGGCGACCTACCCGTTCACCCCGCTCCGGTCATCGTGGCTGTACACGACCATGGCCAGCCCTTCGGCCGGGGCTCAGGGGCTCCGCGACGCGCTTGACATTCTCATGGAGTCGGGCCGGCTTCCGAAGGACGAGAACCTGAATGTCCTGGTTCTGGCCGGCGACGGTTCCACGCTCGACATGGGCCTGTCGTCGACCTCTGGGGCAATCCACCGCGGGCTCGACTTCTGGTACCTCTGCTACGACAACGAAGCCTATGGCAACACCGGCTTCCAGGCCTCGTCGGCCTCGCCGCTCAACTCCCACACGGCGACCTCCCCGTTGGGAACGCCGTGGGTGAAGAAGGACATCTTCGAGATCTGGCGGTCGCACCGGCCGCCATATGTCGCGACGATCTCGGCCCACGACGCCGTTGACCTGGCCGAGAAGGTCGAGCGGGCTCGGCCCCTGCGAGGCGCGAAGCTCTTCGTCGCGCTGGCGACCTGCCCACCAGGCTGGGGCTTCGAGCCCGCGATGGGCGACGACCTGGCGAAGCTGGCGGTCGAAACCGGCATCTGGCCTCTGAAAGAGGCGGTCGAGGGCTCGATCCGCCATACCTTCATCCCCGAGCGCCGCCGGCCGGTCGAGGCGTACCTTGAGCCCCAGCGCCGCTACCGCCACCTGTTCCAACCCGAGCGCCGGCCCGAGGCGATCGCTGCGATTCAGGAGGCCGTCGACCGTTACTGGGACGCCACCATCGCGTCCGAACGACCTTGA
- a CDS encoding Glu/Leu/Phe/Val family dehydrogenase, with protein sequence MAAFPEFAVFDELGPSKVVHLYDPGSGMKGVVVVDNVAAGPAIGGVRMAADVSTDEVARLARAMTLKNAAAGLPHGGGKAGIQADPKTADASRLVLAFARAIRDLAEYIPGPDMGTNERSMAIVRSETGRAVGLPRVLGGIPLDEIGATGFGLARSAEVAAEFAGIHLKGARLAVEGLGNVGRHAARFLAELGVILVAASDRGGAVSCSEGLDLDRLAETKRKAGTVAAFEGGRRLSQAELFLVDCDILIPAARPDCIRADNAGAIKARLVLQGANIPATPEAEAILHERGIVNVPDFIANAGGVICASVEYHGGTEADALRRIANQISRNTREVLQRARDERIEPRRAAVALATDRVREAMSYRMPC encoded by the coding sequence GTGGCTGCTTTCCCCGAGTTTGCCGTGTTCGACGAGCTGGGTCCATCGAAGGTTGTCCACCTGTACGATCCCGGGTCCGGGATGAAGGGGGTCGTGGTTGTCGATAACGTCGCGGCGGGTCCGGCGATCGGTGGCGTTCGGATGGCTGCCGATGTCTCGACCGACGAGGTCGCTCGCCTGGCGCGGGCTATGACCTTGAAGAACGCCGCGGCGGGGTTGCCGCACGGTGGCGGCAAGGCCGGGATCCAGGCCGATCCGAAGACGGCCGACGCCTCTCGCCTCGTCCTCGCCTTTGCCCGTGCCATCCGGGATCTGGCCGAGTATATCCCAGGCCCCGACATGGGGACCAACGAGCGAAGCATGGCGATCGTCCGCTCAGAAACCGGACGGGCTGTCGGCTTGCCCAGGGTTCTCGGTGGCATTCCGCTCGACGAGATTGGCGCCACCGGCTTCGGCCTGGCCCGCTCTGCCGAGGTGGCCGCCGAGTTCGCCGGCATCCACCTGAAGGGGGCTCGGCTGGCCGTCGAGGGGCTGGGAAACGTCGGCCGCCATGCCGCGCGGTTTCTGGCCGAACTCGGTGTTATTCTGGTGGCGGCCAGCGATCGGGGCGGTGCCGTATCTTGCTCGGAGGGGCTGGATCTCGATCGGCTTGCGGAAACCAAGCGCAAGGCCGGGACCGTCGCCGCCTTCGAGGGGGGCCGTCGCCTCTCCCAGGCCGAGCTTTTCCTGGTCGACTGCGACATCCTGATTCCCGCCGCCCGGCCCGACTGCATCCGGGCCGACAACGCCGGAGCGATCAAGGCCAGGCTCGTCCTTCAGGGGGCGAACATCCCCGCCACTCCCGAGGCCGAAGCGATCTTGCACGAGCGCGGGATTGTCAACGTGCCGGACTTCATCGCCAACGCCGGTGGTGTGATCTGCGCCTCTGTCGAGTACCACGGCGGGACCGAGGCCGACGCCCTGCGCCGGATCGCCAATCAGATCAGCCGGAACACCCGGGAGGTCCTCCAGCGCGCTCGGGACGAGCGGATCGAGCCCCGTCGCGCTGCGGTCGCCCTGGCCACCGATCGCGTCCGGGAAGCGATGTCTTACCGGATGCCTTGCTAG
- a CDS encoding L-lactate MFS transporter → MPRLRFLDRDRTVAPAGYNRWLIPPAALAVHLCIGQVYGFSVFNEPLTRVLGIDEPIPGKDWTIPQVGWAYSIALVMLGLSAAVLGRWVERAGPRKTMFAAACCFCGGLWLSGLAVEWHSLGLLYLGYGVIGGFGLGLGYIAPVSTLVRWFPDRPGMATGLAIMGFGGGALIGAPLGVKLMGTFASETSVGVREAFLVMGTVYFAYMIFGAATVRVPAPDWQPKGYDPAIRRKSMMARSDIPVDLAWRTRPFWLLWLVLCLNVTAGIGILGQASLMCQDMFAVSAAVGGGFAGLLSLANMGGRLAWSSLSDLTGRKAVYGVYFLLGAVLYTLIPLSQKTGSVALFVGLTALIISMYGGGFATIPAYLRDLFGTLHLGAIHGRLITAWSVAAVLGPQLVNYISTYRIAQGVPRAEAYNLTMYLMAGLLVIGLVCNLLVRPVERRFAGHSLDSSADEA, encoded by the coding sequence ATGCCCCGTCTTCGCTTCCTCGATCGCGATCGCACGGTTGCCCCTGCGGGATACAACCGCTGGCTCATTCCGCCGGCCGCGCTGGCGGTGCATCTTTGCATTGGTCAGGTGTACGGATTTAGTGTCTTTAATGAGCCCTTGACCCGCGTTCTCGGGATCGATGAGCCGATTCCGGGGAAGGACTGGACGATCCCGCAGGTCGGCTGGGCCTACTCGATTGCGCTGGTGATGCTCGGGCTGTCGGCGGCCGTCCTCGGCCGATGGGTCGAACGGGCAGGACCGCGGAAGACCATGTTTGCCGCGGCGTGCTGCTTTTGTGGCGGTCTGTGGCTCTCAGGATTGGCGGTGGAGTGGCACAGCCTCGGGTTGCTTTACCTTGGGTATGGGGTGATCGGCGGGTTCGGGCTTGGCCTCGGCTACATCGCGCCGGTTTCGACGCTGGTTCGCTGGTTCCCCGACCGTCCCGGCATGGCGACGGGCCTGGCGATCATGGGCTTCGGCGGGGGAGCGTTGATCGGTGCTCCGCTTGGGGTCAAGTTGATGGGAACCTTTGCGTCGGAGACCTCGGTGGGGGTCAGGGAAGCGTTCCTGGTGATGGGAACGGTCTACTTTGCCTACATGATCTTCGGCGCCGCGACCGTCAGAGTTCCCGCGCCGGACTGGCAACCGAAGGGGTATGATCCGGCAATCCGACGCAAGAGCATGATGGCTCGCTCGGACATTCCCGTGGATCTTGCCTGGCGGACCCGGCCGTTCTGGCTGCTCTGGCTGGTGCTCTGCCTGAACGTGACGGCGGGCATTGGGATTCTCGGGCAGGCGTCGTTGATGTGCCAGGATATGTTTGCGGTGAGCGCGGCCGTCGGCGGAGGATTCGCGGGCCTGTTGAGCCTAGCCAACATGGGGGGCCGGCTGGCGTGGTCGTCACTCTCTGACCTGACCGGGCGCAAGGCGGTATACGGGGTCTACTTCCTGCTCGGAGCCGTGCTTTACACCCTCATACCCTTGAGTCAGAAGACCGGGAGCGTGGCGCTGTTCGTGGGCCTGACCGCCCTGATCATCTCCATGTATGGGGGTGGCTTTGCGACCATCCCGGCCTATCTGCGTGATCTGTTCGGGACGCTGCACCTGGGGGCGATTCATGGGAGGTTGATCACCGCCTGGTCGGTGGCCGCTGTTCTGGGACCGCAGTTGGTCAATTACATCTCGACGTATCGGATCGCGCAGGGTGTCCCGAGGGCCGAAGCGTACAATCTGACGATGTACCTGATGGCCGGACTCTTGGTGATCGGGCTGGTTTGCAACCTGCTTGTTCGACCGGTCGAACGACGATTCGCGGGGCACTCGCTCGACTCATCCGCGGACGAGGCCTGA